One window of the Psilocybe cubensis strain MGC-MH-2018 chromosome 12, whole genome shotgun sequence genome contains the following:
- a CDS encoding Ribonucleoside-diphosphate reductase subunit M2, giving the protein MIDRPTHFTLLSSSSEKVLQSPTWDVYKRMSSSFWTVDTIDLETLTESWDLELDHDQRHIFGLALMVLLPRRLGRSPIVDSIYQSLDLFEARCAMDVRTMNENIYHGVISELMSGLITDYAEMDRISSAIHGSTYYAQMQDWVMTWASKTSANANGSLVDRVLALAVSAGIFNSSAYTILSSSDALVEVPELSHAITMIQSSNHLFLDFVCHLFSGFSKKPCQSHVMQIVLRAVDIEKQMVLELFPLDIIGLTDTEMWWYIEFTADLCHSLSRYAQFLFAPRRVGPPERVAGHNYELFRFKYIPRMDS; this is encoded by the exons atgaTCGACAGACCCACTCACTTTACATTACTGTCCTCGAGTTCCGAAAAGGTCTTACAGTCTccg ACTTGGGATGTATATAAGCGAATGTCGAGCTCCTTCTGGACTGTAGACACCATCGACCTCGAGACTTTGACAGAAAGTTGGGATCTTGAACTCGACCACGACCAGCGCCATATATTCGGTCTTGCATTGATGGTGTTATTACCACGTCGTTTGGGCAGGTCACCGATAGTTGATAGTATATATCAATCCCTTGACCTGTTTGAAGCGCGATGTGCTATGGACGTTCGTACTATGAA TGAAAATATATACCATGGTGTTATATCTGAACTCATGTCTGGTTTGATCACCGACTATGCCGAGATGGACCGTATATCCTCTGCCATACACGGGTCTACGTATTATGCTCAGATGCAAGACTGGGTAATGACATGGGCATCTAAAACGTCCGCGAATGCTAACGGTTCCCTCGTGGATCGGGTGCTTGCTCTGGCCGTCAGCGCTGGTATCTTCAACTCTTCCGCTTACACTATACTGTCGAGCTCGGACGCATTGGTCGAGGTACCGGAACTTAGTCATGCGATAACGATGATACAATCATCTAACCACTTATTCCTGGACTTTGTCTGTCACTTATTTTCCGGGTTTTCCAAGAAGCCGTGCCAGAGCCATGTCATGCAGATCGTTCTTCGTGCCGTTGACATCGAGAAACAAATGGTTTTAG AGCTCTTCCCGTTGGATATTATAGGGCTAACCGACACTGAAATGTGGTGGTACATCGAGTTTACGGCCGATT TGTGTCATTCACTGAGTCGCTATGCACAGTTCCTCTTTGCACCTCGTAGAGTCGGCCCACCCGAGCGCGTCGCTGGTCATAACTATGAACTTTTTAGGTTCAAGT ATATCCCAAGGATGGATAGTTAG